The Nocardia arthritidis genome has a window encoding:
- a CDS encoding TetR/AcrR family transcriptional regulator produces MGSDSAVRPRQGAVPPNTPRPRQRAQHLGPERRRPQVLDTALAIAVEDGIATVTMAAVAERMGVTRPVVYACFADRRELIAALIQREETYLLDGVREVLPARTVNADESVFVEGFRALLKKSAARPDAWRLLYGNPDPAVADSFGRGRALALTRCRELLRPTLRAWGTADAERKLPALVELWVSAGEGAVRTLLTGEGEWTPEDLGAFVGAAVYRAMRHA; encoded by the coding sequence ATGGGTAGCGATTCGGCGGTGCGGCCACGGCAAGGGGCGGTGCCGCCGAACACGCCCCGGCCGCGGCAGCGGGCACAGCACCTCGGCCCGGAGCGCAGGCGTCCGCAGGTGCTGGACACCGCGCTGGCCATCGCCGTCGAGGACGGCATCGCCACCGTCACGATGGCGGCCGTCGCCGAACGCATGGGCGTCACCCGGCCGGTGGTGTATGCGTGCTTCGCCGACCGCAGGGAGCTGATCGCGGCGCTGATCCAGCGCGAGGAGACCTACCTATTGGACGGCGTGCGCGAGGTGCTGCCCGCGCGCACGGTGAACGCCGACGAATCGGTTTTCGTCGAGGGCTTCCGCGCGCTGCTGAAGAAGTCCGCCGCCCGCCCCGACGCATGGCGGCTGCTGTACGGCAATCCCGATCCGGCCGTCGCCGATTCGTTCGGGCGCGGCCGCGCACTGGCCCTCACCCGCTGCCGCGAGCTGCTGCGGCCGACGCTGCGCGCCTGGGGCACGGCCGATGCCGAACGCAAACTCCCTGCGCTGGTTGAACTTTGGGTGTCCGCAGGCGAGGGCGCGGTGCGCACGCTGCTCACCGGCGAGGGGGAATGGACGCCGGAGGATCTCGGCGCGTTCGTCGGCGCCGCGGTGTATCGGGCGATGCGGCACGCGTGA
- a CDS encoding homogentisate 1,2-dioxygenase encodes MAFYRQVGAVPPKRHTQHRDESGQLYYEELMGEEGFSGDSSLLYHRGLPPAIVDSQVWELPDQTTTPNHPLRHRHLKLHELFPGDTPSRTDPVTGRRLLLGNADVRISYVAATNASPLYRNAIGDELVYVESGAAVVETVFGALDVRQGDHVLIPRATTHRWLPDGPEPLRAYAIEASSHITPPKRYLSKFGQLLEHSPYCERDLHGPIELLNETGTDVEVLVKHRPGGKVVGTRLTYATHPFDVVGWDGCLYPITFNIADFEPITGRIHQPPPAHQAFEGINFVVCNFVPRKVDYHPLSIPVPYYHSNVDSDEIMFYCGGNYEARKGSGIAQGSVSVHPGGYAHGPQPGAYERSIGLEFFDELAVMVDTFRPLELGEGALACEDPAYAWTWSGRGRQA; translated from the coding sequence ATGGCGTTTTATCGGCAGGTGGGTGCGGTGCCGCCCAAGCGGCATACGCAGCACCGCGACGAGAGCGGGCAGCTCTACTACGAGGAGCTGATGGGTGAGGAGGGTTTCTCCGGCGACTCGTCGCTGCTCTACCACCGCGGCTTGCCACCGGCCATCGTCGACTCACAGGTCTGGGAACTGCCCGACCAGACGACGACACCGAATCATCCACTGCGCCACCGGCATCTGAAGCTGCACGAGCTGTTTCCCGGCGATACGCCGTCGCGCACCGACCCGGTCACCGGGCGGCGCCTGCTGCTCGGCAACGCGGATGTCCGCATCTCGTACGTGGCCGCCACCAATGCGTCCCCGCTGTACCGCAATGCCATCGGCGACGAGCTGGTGTACGTGGAATCCGGTGCGGCCGTGGTGGAGACGGTCTTCGGCGCGCTCGACGTCCGCCAGGGCGATCACGTGCTGATCCCGCGCGCCACCACCCATCGCTGGCTGCCCGACGGACCGGAACCGTTGCGCGCCTACGCGATCGAGGCGTCGAGCCACATCACCCCGCCCAAGCGTTATCTGTCGAAATTCGGCCAGCTGCTGGAACATTCGCCGTACTGCGAACGAGACCTGCACGGCCCCATCGAATTGCTGAACGAAACCGGGACCGACGTCGAGGTGCTGGTCAAGCACCGGCCCGGCGGCAAGGTGGTCGGCACCAGGCTGACTTACGCGACGCATCCGTTCGACGTGGTGGGCTGGGACGGCTGCCTCTACCCGATCACCTTCAATATCGCCGATTTCGAACCCATCACCGGGCGCATCCACCAGCCGCCGCCCGCGCATCAGGCCTTCGAGGGAATCAATTTCGTGGTCTGCAATTTCGTACCGCGCAAGGTGGACTACCACCCGCTGTCGATTCCGGTGCCGTACTACCACTCCAATGTCGACTCCGACGAGATCATGTTCTACTGCGGCGGAAATTACGAGGCGCGCAAGGGATCCGGGATCGCACAGGGGTCGGTGTCGGTGCATCCCGGCGGTTACGCGCACGGCCCACAGCCGGGTGCGTACGAGCGCAGCATCGGGCTGGAATTCTTCGACGAGTTGGCAGTGATGGTGGATACCTTCCGCCCGCTCGAACTCGGCGAGGGCGCACTGGCCTGTGAGGATCCGGCATACGCCTGGACCTGGTCGGGACGGGGGCGGCAGGCGTGA
- the fahA gene encoding fumarylacetoacetase, with amino-acid sequence MEIPEDSLFGVDNLPYGVFAPAGDALRVGVRVADKVIDLAAALEDPVFAQPNLNALLAQGPRRWREVRHRVRELVDGEIDATAIHELAAVRLALPIQVGDYVDFYASIDHATNLGRLFRPDAEPLLPNWRHLPVGYHGRAGTVVVSGTDVVRPRGQRRTDSGTPDFGPSRRLDIETELGFVVGVGSALGTPIGVDEFADHVFGVALVNDWSARDIQAWEYQPLGPFLGKSFATSLSAWVTPLAALEKARIPIPEQTPEPLPYLRGDEPRGLDIDLTVTWNGQDVAHPPYRRMYWSPAQMLAHLTANGASTRTGDLFASGTISGPEPEQRGSFIELSWGGSQPVDVNGEKRTFLADGDEVVITATAPGPHGNRIGLGEVAGRIRPSNGR; translated from the coding sequence ATGGAAATTCCCGAGGATTCGCTCTTCGGCGTCGACAACCTGCCATACGGCGTATTCGCCCCGGCGGGCGACGCGCTCCGGGTCGGCGTGCGGGTCGCCGACAAAGTGATCGATCTGGCTGCGGCGCTGGAGGATCCGGTCTTCGCCCAGCCGAACCTGAACGCACTGCTCGCCCAGGGTCCCCGGCGCTGGCGCGAGGTCAGGCATCGGGTGCGCGAGCTGGTCGACGGCGAAATCGATGCCACCGCAATCCATGAGCTCGCCGCGGTGCGGCTGGCGCTGCCGATTCAGGTCGGCGACTATGTCGACTTCTACGCGAGCATCGACCACGCGACCAACCTGGGCAGGCTCTTCCGCCCGGATGCCGAACCGCTGCTGCCCAATTGGCGGCATCTGCCGGTCGGCTACCACGGCAGGGCCGGCACCGTCGTGGTATCGGGCACCGATGTGGTCCGGCCCCGGGGTCAGCGCCGAACCGATTCGGGCACACCGGATTTCGGCCCGTCTCGGCGGCTCGATATCGAGACCGAGTTGGGTTTCGTGGTCGGCGTCGGCTCCGCGCTCGGCACCCCGATCGGCGTCGACGAATTCGCCGATCATGTCTTCGGTGTCGCGCTGGTCAACGACTGGTCCGCGCGCGATATCCAGGCCTGGGAGTATCAGCCGCTCGGCCCGTTCCTCGGCAAATCCTTCGCGACGTCGCTCTCTGCGTGGGTGACCCCGCTGGCCGCGCTGGAGAAGGCGCGTATACCGATTCCGGAGCAGACCCCGGAACCGCTGCCCTACCTGCGCGGTGACGAACCGCGCGGGCTCGACATCGACCTGACGGTGACGTGGAACGGCCAGGACGTCGCGCATCCGCCGTACCGGCGGATGTACTGGTCTCCCGCGCAGATGCTGGCCCACCTGACGGCGAACGGCGCGTCGACCCGAACCGGCGATCTGTTCGCATCGGGCACCATCTCCGGGCCGGAACCCGAACAGCGCGGTTCGTTCATCGAATTGTCTTGGGGCGGAAGCCAACCGGTGGACGTCAACGGCGAGAAGCGCACCTTCCTCGCCGACGGCGACGAGGTGGTGATCACCGCGACCGCGCCGGGTCCGCACGGTAACCGGATCGGCCTCGGCGAGGTCGCCGGGCGGATCCGGCCCTCGAACGGCCGATAG
- a CDS encoding TetR/AcrR family transcriptional regulator, with product MTRSKSAARPAPTPARRRIRGLDAEQRSAQRRSQLLDAATELFAAQSFSGTSIEQICQRAYVGTKGFYDHFDSKEACYIALLEQLTVQIRGRVAEVAEQTVQLAWQPRLEAIIGAFVHAIADDPRLAKVTFGEAGGISPTVERQRRSNRRWAAAFLDKQWAGTGDHRSIALALATIGGMFELIADWLHHHDDGGPPDAVDTLTEDLTRFVTVVYAGRTSTE from the coding sequence ATGACCCGCAGCAAATCCGCCGCGCGGCCTGCCCCGACTCCGGCGCGGCGCCGGATCCGCGGACTCGACGCCGAGCAGCGCAGTGCGCAACGACGCAGCCAGCTACTCGACGCGGCCACCGAACTCTTTGCCGCCCAGAGCTTTTCCGGGACATCGATCGAACAGATCTGCCAGCGCGCATACGTCGGAACCAAGGGGTTCTACGACCATTTCGACAGCAAGGAAGCCTGTTACATCGCGCTGCTGGAGCAGCTGACCGTCCAGATCCGGGGCCGCGTCGCCGAAGTCGCCGAGCAGACAGTGCAATTGGCGTGGCAGCCGCGGTTGGAGGCGATTATCGGCGCCTTCGTGCACGCGATCGCCGACGATCCTCGGCTGGCCAAGGTCACCTTCGGTGAGGCGGGCGGCATTTCACCGACGGTGGAACGGCAACGACGCAGCAATCGTCGCTGGGCGGCGGCCTTCCTCGACAAGCAGTGGGCGGGCACCGGTGACCACCGCAGTATCGCCCTGGCCCTCGCCACAATCGGCGGCATGTTCGAGCTGATCGCGGACTGGTTGCACCACCACGACGACGGCGGCCCGCCCGACGCGGTCGACACGCTGACCGAGGATCTGACCCGGTTCGTCACCGTGGTCTACGCCGGGCGCACGTCGACGGAGTAG
- a CDS encoding lipase family protein yields MSVINGDRIRRAIALAVAGVVTVATALVIGGFTAGQAAAVPPPTQDAFYQPPEGFESQELGTVLRSREVHLAALTVLPLNVRSWQLMYRTTDLFGAPDVAVTTVVLPAGADPARSRPLVSLQFYYDSASNDCSPSFVLQQGAGLPGLEGIHSQSELIALAALISRGWAISIPDYEGLHGHLAAAKEPGYMVLDGIRAAERFQPLGLDGANTPVAMWGYSGGGMGSGWAAELQPSYAPELNVKGVALGAPTSDVVSLLHVNGSMFSSLIGIGIASLYNAYPKFKEATDRVMTQEGKDLLARTNAQCLPRNALTQMFVDYQRLLTIPISDYLALPEIKEVFDATVLGSDHPTAPIFLYQGVFDEAVPMWTNDRLTRRWCDQGASVLYKRDHLSEHLTLPSLGMADTFNWLTARLAPGAPDQVGCQTQDVVSQLADFNALLTQIEINLNATFGALGFPIGPRER; encoded by the coding sequence GTGTCCGTGATCAATGGAGATCGCATCCGGCGCGCCATCGCGCTGGCGGTGGCGGGGGTCGTCACCGTGGCGACCGCGTTGGTGATCGGCGGCTTCACCGCGGGGCAGGCGGCCGCGGTGCCGCCGCCGACACAGGACGCGTTCTATCAACCACCCGAGGGCTTCGAATCCCAGGAACTGGGCACGGTACTGCGGTCACGCGAGGTGCATCTCGCGGCGCTCACCGTATTACCGCTGAACGTGCGGTCCTGGCAGTTGATGTATCGCACCACCGACCTGTTCGGCGCGCCGGACGTCGCGGTGACCACGGTGGTGCTGCCCGCCGGCGCCGACCCGGCCCGCTCCCGGCCGCTGGTCTCGCTGCAGTTCTACTACGACAGCGCGAGCAACGACTGCTCACCGTCGTTCGTGCTGCAGCAGGGCGCGGGGCTGCCGGGTCTGGAGGGCATCCACTCGCAGAGCGAACTCATCGCGCTGGCCGCGCTGATCAGCCGCGGCTGGGCCATTTCCATCCCGGATTACGAAGGGCTGCACGGACATTTGGCCGCGGCGAAGGAGCCCGGATACATGGTGCTCGACGGCATCCGCGCCGCCGAGCGCTTCCAGCCGCTCGGTCTCGACGGCGCGAATACGCCGGTGGCGATGTGGGGCTACTCCGGCGGCGGCATGGGTTCGGGCTGGGCCGCCGAGCTGCAGCCGAGCTACGCGCCGGAATTGAATGTCAAGGGCGTCGCGCTCGGCGCGCCGACCTCCGACGTGGTTTCGCTACTGCACGTCAACGGATCGATGTTCTCCAGCCTGATCGGCATCGGCATCGCCTCGCTCTACAACGCCTATCCGAAATTCAAGGAGGCGACCGACCGGGTGATGACCCAGGAGGGCAAGGACCTGCTCGCCCGCACCAATGCGCAATGTCTGCCACGCAACGCGCTCACCCAGATGTTCGTGGATTATCAACGGTTGCTGACCATTCCGATCTCCGACTATCTGGCGCTACCGGAGATCAAGGAGGTCTTCGACGCGACGGTGCTCGGCAGCGACCATCCGACCGCGCCGATCTTCCTCTACCAGGGCGTATTCGACGAGGCGGTCCCGATGTGGACGAATGACAGGCTCACCCGGCGTTGGTGCGATCAGGGCGCCTCGGTGCTCTATAAACGCGACCACCTCAGCGAACATCTGACGCTGCCGTCGCTCGGCATGGCCGACACCTTCAACTGGCTGACCGCGCGCCTCGCGCCCGGCGCACCCGATCAGGTCGGCTGCCAAACCCAGGATGTGGTGTCCCAGCTGGCCGATTTCAACGCGCTGCTCACCCAGATCGAGATCAACCTGAACGCCACCTTCGGCGCGCTCGGCTTCCCGATCGGGCCGCGGGAGCGGTAA
- a CDS encoding TetR/AcrR family transcriptional regulator, producing the protein MTAPTGRRERKKAQTRQALADAALRLFLERGFDEVGVREIAEAADVSLSTLFKHFPSKEALLFDQDEDMEEGLVAAVRERADGQSILDALRDHLLDTRMASTDDLQASGFLQLIAETPALQEYWRQMMLRHTSAVAAVIAEEAGLPIGDVKTVALAHFALMSAGIVADSDDPAAAMRDIFALLEHGWVGVAKT; encoded by the coding sequence ATGACCGCTCCCACCGGACGCCGCGAGCGCAAGAAGGCCCAGACCCGCCAAGCGCTGGCGGATGCCGCGCTGCGCCTGTTCCTGGAGCGCGGCTTCGACGAGGTCGGCGTGCGCGAGATCGCCGAGGCGGCCGACGTCTCGCTGAGCACGCTGTTCAAGCACTTCCCCAGCAAGGAAGCGCTGCTGTTCGATCAGGACGAGGACATGGAGGAGGGTTTGGTCGCCGCGGTGCGCGAGCGGGCCGATGGGCAATCGATCCTCGATGCGCTGCGCGATCACCTGCTCGATACTCGAATGGCCTCCACCGACGATCTACAGGCCAGCGGATTTCTCCAGCTCATCGCGGAAACGCCTGCGCTGCAGGAATATTGGCGGCAGATGATGCTCCGGCACACCAGCGCGGTCGCCGCCGTCATCGCCGAGGAGGCGGGCCTGCCGATCGGTGATGTGAAAACCGTTGCGCTGGCCCATTTCGCCCTGATGAGCGCGGGAATCGTCGCGGACTCCGATGATCCGGCCGCGGCGATGCGGGATATCTTCGCGCTGCTCGAGCACGGCTGGGTGGGCGTCGCGAAAACCTAA
- a CDS encoding MDR family MFS transporter, translating to MTATQTETASPRSIRLVLAGVLLAILLAMLDNAIVGTAMPTIVRELGGLDRVAWVVTAYTLLSAISTPVWGKLGDQFSRKTIFLGSIGIFLIGSVLAGAAWSMPTLIAFRAIQGLGAGGISVTALALIGALVPPLERGKYQGMMASAMAVGTIGGPLLGGVITDQLDWRWAFYINIPLGLFALGWLAYQLRIPMVRKQVRIDYAGIALLSVFIAALVLIATWGDIEYPWLSAQILGLAAVAAVALAAFLLVERRAADPVIPLGLFRSRNLTIASTIALVGGVLTFVGVLYLPLFQQTVQGVSASSSGLLLLPMMLPLPIVSQIVGKRMSASGKYKVFIVLGGALCTAGTALLAFVDADTGRLTTGLAMVVIGTGMGCSLQLTTAVAQNSVDIAHIGATSGLMMLFRTLGGSLAVAAFGSMFTRAMRGHSPAEGHGYLSAFASGTGTVFLGATLICVAGFVISLLLKEVPLRGKASSGPTAAAQSTKAAA from the coding sequence ATGACCGCAACCCAGACCGAGACCGCTTCGCCGCGGTCGATCCGGCTGGTCCTGGCCGGAGTCCTGCTGGCGATCCTGTTGGCCATGCTCGACAACGCGATCGTCGGCACGGCGATGCCGACGATCGTGCGCGAACTCGGCGGCCTCGACAGGGTCGCCTGGGTGGTCACCGCGTACACCCTGCTCTCGGCGATCTCCACGCCGGTGTGGGGCAAACTCGGCGATCAATTCAGCCGGAAAACGATATTTCTCGGTTCGATCGGCATATTTCTGATCGGCTCGGTGCTGGCGGGCGCGGCCTGGTCGATGCCGACATTGATCGCGTTCCGCGCCATCCAGGGGCTTGGGGCGGGCGGCATCTCGGTAACCGCGCTGGCGCTGATCGGCGCATTGGTGCCGCCGCTGGAACGCGGCAAATATCAGGGCATGATGGCCTCCGCCATGGCGGTCGGCACCATCGGCGGTCCCCTGCTGGGCGGCGTCATCACCGATCAACTCGATTGGCGCTGGGCGTTCTACATCAATATCCCGCTCGGCCTGTTCGCCCTCGGCTGGCTGGCGTATCAGTTACGAATTCCGATGGTGCGCAAGCAGGTTCGTATCGACTACGCGGGCATCGCCCTGCTCTCCGTCTTCATCGCCGCGCTGGTGCTGATCGCGACGTGGGGCGATATCGAATACCCGTGGCTCTCGGCACAGATTCTCGGGCTCGCCGCGGTGGCGGCGGTCGCGCTCGCGGCATTCCTGCTCGTCGAGCGGCGGGCGGCCGACCCGGTGATCCCGCTCGGATTGTTCCGCAGCCGCAATCTGACGATCGCCTCGACCATCGCACTGGTCGGCGGGGTGCTGACCTTCGTCGGCGTGCTGTATCTGCCGCTGTTCCAGCAGACGGTGCAGGGTGTTTCGGCATCGAGTTCGGGATTGCTGTTGCTGCCCATGATGCTTCCGCTGCCCATCGTCTCGCAGATCGTCGGCAAGCGGATGAGTGCCAGCGGCAAGTACAAGGTGTTCATCGTCCTCGGCGGCGCGCTGTGCACGGCGGGCACCGCGCTGCTGGCCTTCGTCGATGCCGATACCGGCAGGCTGACAACGGGATTGGCCATGGTGGTGATCGGCACCGGAATGGGCTGCTCACTCCAGCTCACCACCGCGGTCGCCCAGAACAGCGTCGATATCGCGCATATCGGCGCGACATCCGGACTGATGATGCTGTTCCGCACGTTGGGCGGCTCACTCGCCGTCGCCGCGTTCGGCTCGATGTTCACCCGCGCGATGCGGGGACACAGTCCCGCTGAAGGGCACGGCTATCTGTCGGCCTTCGCGTCGGGCACCGGCACGGTATTCCTCGGCGCGACATTGATCTGCGTTGCCGGATTCGTGATTTCACTGTTGCTGAAGGAGGTTCCGTTGCGCGGCAAGGCATCCAGCGGACCCACTGCCGCGGCACAATCGACGAAGGCGGCGGCCTGA
- a CDS encoding GNAT family N-acetyltransferase, whose amino-acid sequence MRDEIVLRKAEPADYDTVIRVVDEWWGRPLSASLPRLFLDHFADTSSIAESGGALAGFLIGFFSPSVKSTAYIQFIGIHPEHRGGGLARELYERFFDMARADGRTIVRAITSPVNTGSINFHRKMGFTVAGPIQDYNGPERHMMTFERNIERP is encoded by the coding sequence ATGCGCGATGAGATAGTCCTCCGTAAGGCCGAACCCGCCGACTACGACACCGTCATCCGAGTGGTCGACGAGTGGTGGGGCCGGCCGCTGTCCGCATCCCTCCCGCGGCTGTTCCTCGATCATTTCGCCGACACGAGTTCGATCGCCGAATCCGGCGGTGCCCTCGCCGGATTCCTGATCGGCTTTTTCTCGCCGAGCGTGAAGTCGACGGCCTACATCCAATTCATCGGCATCCATCCCGAGCACCGCGGCGGCGGGCTGGCCCGGGAACTCTACGAGCGATTCTTCGATATGGCCCGCGCCGACGGCCGGACCATCGTGCGGGCGATCACCTCCCCGGTGAACACCGGCTCGATCAACTTCCATCGCAAGATGGGCTTCACGGTCGCCGGTCCCATCCAGGATTACAACGGTCCCGAGCGCCACATGATGACCTTCGAACGAAATATAGAGCGGCCCTGA
- a CDS encoding MarR family winged helix-turn-helix transcriptional regulator, with protein sequence MDNGRALPPSLLGLDTYLLSRVGKAARAGFGDRLAARGLRLWHMAILAALADFGPHAQRDLAQRLGIHPSDVAKAVDELEAAGQVERARDAADRRRITVRITRSGRAALRALDAQARQVGAEILAPLDTDERALLADMLRRVFDHVHPDTVSD encoded by the coding sequence ATGGACAATGGCCGTGCGCTGCCGCCGAGCCTGCTCGGGCTCGACACCTACCTGCTCTCGCGCGTCGGAAAGGCCGCGCGGGCCGGCTTCGGCGATCGGCTCGCCGCGCGCGGATTGCGCCTGTGGCATATGGCCATCCTGGCGGCGCTGGCCGATTTCGGGCCGCATGCGCAACGAGATCTGGCGCAGCGCTTGGGAATTCATCCGAGCGATGTGGCAAAGGCGGTGGATGAACTCGAGGCTGCCGGGCAGGTCGAGCGGGCCCGCGACGCCGCGGACCGGCGGCGAATCACCGTGCGGATCACCAGATCCGGCCGCGCGGCGCTGCGGGCACTGGATGCGCAGGCGCGACAGGTCGGTGCGGAGATCCTGGCCCCGCTCGATACGGACGAGCGCGCATTGCTGGCGGATATGCTCCGCCGGGTGTTCGATCACGTCCATCCGGATACCGTGAGCGACTGA
- a CDS encoding VOC family protein — MDALYPRLLVDDFAACFDFYAAVLPELAGAKLIKGTAAGPYANWDVDDQAILVLYDRATMAATAGTTDLPTHPAPAQDTAMLVLRVADVDAAFAHCLAHGGTEVVAPTDRPQWGPNLRAAHLRDPNGTLLELQSY; from the coding sequence ATGGACGCGCTGTATCCGCGCTTACTCGTCGACGATTTCGCCGCCTGCTTCGACTTCTACGCGGCGGTGCTGCCGGAACTGGCAGGCGCGAAACTGATCAAGGGCACCGCCGCGGGCCCATACGCCAACTGGGACGTCGACGACCAGGCGATTCTCGTGCTCTACGACCGCGCGACCATGGCCGCGACGGCAGGCACGACGGACTTGCCGACACACCCGGCACCGGCGCAGGACACCGCGATGCTGGTGCTGCGGGTGGCCGATGTCGACGCGGCATTCGCCCACTGCCTCGCGCACGGCGGCACCGAGGTGGTCGCACCGACCGACCGGCCGCAGTGGGGTCCGAACCTGCGGGCCGCACATCTGCGCGACCCGAACGGCACGCTGCTGGAACTACAGTCCTACTGA
- the thiC gene encoding phosphomethylpyrimidine synthase ThiC has protein sequence MGTPVDSVTTGPIEGSVKHYLEVDDLRIPVRRINLTNGEHFDVYDTSGPYTDDSAVIDVEAGLPKLRDGWTKPEIDGPRTQLAWARQGITTPEMRFIAAREGVSPDLVREEVAAGRAVIPANHRHPELEPTIIGKKFLVKINANIGNSAVSSSIAEEVEKMVWATRWGADTIMDLSTGKNIHETREWILRNSPVPVGTVPIYQALEKVGGDPTKLTWEIYRDTVIEQCEQGVDYMTVHAGVLLRYIPLTAKRVTGIVSRGGSIMAAWCLAHHRESFLYTNFAELCEILAKYDVTFSLGDGLRPGSIADANDEAQFAELRTLGELTKIAKSHGVQVMIEGPGHIPMHKIVENVRLEEELCEEAPFYTLGPLATDIAPAYDHITSAIGASIIAQAGTAMLCYVTPKEHLGLPNRDDVKVGVITYKIAAHAADLAKGHPHAQDRDNELSKARFEFRWRDQFALSLDPDTAREYHDETLPAEPAKTAHFCSMCGPKFCSMRISADVREYAERNGLTDAAAIEAGMAEKSAEFADAGGKVYLPVVS, from the coding sequence ATGGGCACACCTGTCGATTCCGTCACCACCGGACCCATCGAGGGCAGTGTCAAGCACTACCTGGAGGTCGACGATCTGCGCATTCCGGTGCGCCGGATCAACCTGACCAACGGCGAGCACTTCGATGTCTACGACACCTCCGGTCCGTACACCGATGACAGCGCGGTGATCGACGTCGAGGCCGGGCTGCCGAAGCTGCGCGACGGCTGGACGAAGCCCGAGATCGACGGCCCGCGAACCCAACTCGCGTGGGCGCGGCAGGGCATCACCACCCCCGAAATGCGTTTCATCGCCGCGCGCGAAGGGGTTTCGCCGGACCTGGTGCGCGAGGAGGTCGCCGCGGGCCGCGCGGTGATCCCGGCGAACCACCGCCACCCGGAGCTGGAGCCGACCATCATCGGCAAGAAGTTCCTGGTGAAAATCAATGCGAACATCGGCAATTCGGCCGTGTCCTCCTCGATCGCCGAGGAGGTCGAGAAGATGGTGTGGGCCACCCGCTGGGGCGCCGACACCATCATGGACCTCTCGACCGGTAAGAACATCCACGAGACCCGCGAGTGGATCCTGCGCAACTCGCCGGTCCCGGTGGGCACCGTGCCGATCTATCAGGCGCTGGAGAAGGTCGGCGGCGATCCGACCAAACTCACCTGGGAGATCTACCGCGACACCGTGATCGAGCAGTGCGAGCAGGGCGTCGACTACATGACGGTGCACGCGGGCGTGCTGCTGCGCTATATCCCGTTGACCGCCAAGCGAGTTACCGGAATCGTCTCGCGCGGTGGTTCCATCATGGCCGCGTGGTGTCTGGCGCATCACCGAGAGTCGTTCCTGTACACCAACTTTGCCGAACTCTGCGAGATCCTGGCGAAGTACGATGTCACCTTCTCGCTCGGCGACGGCTTGCGTCCCGGTTCCATCGCCGACGCCAACGACGAGGCGCAGTTCGCCGAGCTGCGTACCCTCGGCGAGTTGACGAAGATCGCGAAATCCCATGGCGTGCAGGTGATGATCGAGGGGCCGGGCCACATCCCGATGCACAAGATCGTGGAGAACGTGCGGCTGGAGGAGGAGCTGTGCGAGGAGGCGCCGTTCTATACCCTCGGCCCGCTCGCCACCGATATCGCACCGGCCTACGATCACATCACCTCGGCGATCGGTGCGTCGATCATCGCGCAGGCGGGCACCGCGATGCTCTGCTACGTGACGCCCAAGGAGCATCTCGGCCTGCCCAACCGTGACGACGTAAAGGTCGGCGTGATCACCTACAAAATCGCCGCACACGCCGCCGATCTGGCCAAGGGACATCCGCACGCGCAGGACCGGGACAACGAATTGTCCAAGGCGCGCTTCGAATTCCGCTGGCGCGACCAGTTCGCGCTGTCGCTGGATCCGGACACCGCCCGGGAATATCACGACGAGACACTGCCCGCCGAACCGGCGAAGACGGCGCATTTCTGCTCGATGTGCGGGCCGAAGTTCTGTTCGATGCGGATCTCGGCCGATGTGCGCGAGTACGCCGAGCGCAACGGGCTCACCGATGCCGCCGCCATCGAGGCCGGAATGGCCGAGAAATCCGCGGAATTCGCGGATGCCGGCGGCAAGGTCTACCTGCCGGTGGTTTCCTGA
- a CDS encoding VOC family protein, which produces MQKIVTNLWFDDNAEEAVEFYCSLFEDSKVLAVQRYTEAGPGAPGTVMVVDFELNGQHFIAINGGSAMQYTYAMSLLVNCANQDEVDRLWAALTADGGREDQCGWLFDKHGVPWQIWPTECTELLMSPDQAAATRATKAMFGMKKISIEGMREAFRAA; this is translated from the coding sequence ATGCAGAAGATCGTTACCAACCTGTGGTTCGACGACAATGCCGAGGAGGCGGTGGAGTTTTACTGCTCTCTGTTCGAGGACTCGAAAGTGCTTGCGGTGCAACGGTATACCGAGGCCGGTCCGGGAGCGCCGGGTACCGTGATGGTGGTGGATTTCGAGCTGAACGGGCAGCATTTCATTGCGATCAACGGTGGGAGCGCGATGCAGTACACGTATGCGATGTCGCTGCTGGTGAACTGCGCGAACCAGGACGAGGTCGACCGACTGTGGGCGGCGCTGACCGCCGACGGCGGGCGCGAGGACCAATGCGGTTGGCTGTTCGACAAGCACGGGGTGCCCTGGCAGATCTGGCCGACCGAATGCACCGAACTCCTGATGAGCCCGGACCAGGCGGCGGCCACCCGGGCGACGAAGGCGATGTTCGGGATGAAGAAGATTTCGATCGAGGGGATGCGGGAGGCGTTCCGGGCGGCCTGA